A single region of the Nocardioides ochotonae genome encodes:
- a CDS encoding ABC transporter permease subunit, whose amino-acid sequence MTVLAPPARQEGRVRRARRVPSLASPALLALPAVAFVVVFAVFPLADFAWRSIRVDGSFTLAHYRQIVESSYFGDVLVRTVLTSMGVTACCVVLGYPLAVLLHRARGRTKILLAALVVLPYLTSVLVRVFAWSALLGLRGPVNRALVALGVFDEPQQLGHSLTGAVIGLVHVLMPIAVLTMWATMSRIAPGHEVTAGALGASPVRVFTSVYWPLSRQGVVAGALLVYVLALGAYVIPVALGATNGLLFAQVVADQATVALNWPLAGAMTVAMLLAGLAPLVVVRLARWVLRWRRDPYPARQRIASRLVLPALELVPAPVWRVLARVLAVLVLAFLVIPELVVVVFSVGPTNQLSLPPDSLTLDGYRAFFADPLWTTPMSRSFAFAAADGVLALVLGGLAAYGLVRAGGRVLTFGLGLLVFPLALPEIVPALSFYVFANRFGLSGTPSGVVIGQAVTAISLAVVIIAAVVRNIDLDLEHASRMSGASRLQTLRRVVVPLALPGLLVGGLYAFLNAFDNLVLPLFVAGLNTTVPVRMFSQMQDTLSSTIAVVASLLIALLLVATAVAVAVMSRAPARIDLADVASRK is encoded by the coding sequence GTGACCGTCCTCGCGCCGCCTGCCCGGCAGGAAGGGCGGGTACGGCGGGCACGGCGGGTGCCCTCGCTCGCCAGCCCCGCCCTGCTCGCCCTCCCTGCCGTCGCGTTCGTCGTGGTCTTCGCCGTGTTCCCGCTGGCCGACTTCGCGTGGCGCAGCATCCGCGTCGATGGCTCCTTCACCCTCGCCCACTACCGCCAGATCGTGGAGAGCAGCTACTTCGGCGACGTCCTGGTGCGCACGGTCCTCACCAGCATGGGGGTGACCGCGTGCTGCGTGGTGCTCGGCTACCCGCTCGCGGTGCTGCTGCACCGCGCCCGCGGGCGCACCAAGATCCTGCTGGCCGCCCTGGTGGTGCTGCCCTACCTCACCTCGGTGCTGGTACGTGTCTTCGCGTGGTCGGCGCTGCTGGGCCTGCGCGGCCCGGTGAACCGGGCGCTGGTGGCCCTCGGGGTCTTCGATGAGCCCCAGCAGCTCGGGCACAGCCTGACCGGTGCGGTCATCGGGTTGGTCCACGTGCTGATGCCGATCGCGGTCCTGACCATGTGGGCGACGATGTCCCGCATCGCGCCCGGGCACGAGGTCACCGCGGGTGCGCTGGGCGCCTCCCCGGTGCGGGTCTTCACGAGCGTGTACTGGCCGCTGTCGCGACAGGGGGTCGTCGCCGGCGCACTCCTGGTCTACGTGCTCGCCCTGGGCGCCTACGTGATCCCCGTCGCGCTGGGCGCGACCAACGGCCTGCTGTTCGCCCAGGTCGTGGCCGATCAGGCGACCGTCGCGCTGAACTGGCCTCTGGCCGGCGCGATGACCGTGGCGATGCTGCTGGCCGGCCTCGCCCCGCTGGTGGTGGTGCGGCTGGCCCGGTGGGTGCTGCGCTGGCGCCGCGACCCCTACCCGGCCCGCCAGAGGATCGCCTCGCGGCTCGTGCTGCCGGCGCTCGAGCTGGTCCCCGCGCCGGTGTGGCGGGTGCTCGCCCGGGTCCTGGCCGTGCTGGTGCTGGCCTTCCTGGTGATCCCCGAGCTCGTCGTGGTGGTGTTCTCGGTCGGCCCCACCAACCAGCTCTCGCTGCCACCGGACTCGCTGACGCTCGACGGGTACCGCGCCTTCTTCGCCGACCCGTTGTGGACCACGCCGATGTCGCGCTCGTTCGCGTTCGCCGCGGCCGACGGGGTGCTGGCGCTGGTGCTCGGCGGGCTCGCGGCGTACGGCCTGGTGAGGGCAGGGGGACGGGTGCTGACGTTCGGGCTCGGACTGCTGGTCTTCCCGCTCGCACTGCCCGAGATCGTGCCGGCGCTGAGCTTCTACGTCTTCGCCAACCGCTTCGGGCTGTCGGGGACGCCGTCGGGCGTGGTGATCGGGCAGGCGGTCACCGCGATCAGCCTGGCGGTCGTGATCATCGCCGCCGTGGTGCGCAACATCGACCTGGACCTCGAGCACGCCTCCCGGATGAGCGGCGCCTCGCGGCTGCAGACCCTGCGGCGGGTGGTGGTGCCGCTGGCGCTGCCCGGGCTCCTCGTGGGCGGGCTCTACGCCTTCCTCAACGCCTTCGACAACCTGGTCCTGCCGCTGTTCGTGGCCGGGCTCAACACCACCGTGCCGGTGCGGATGTTCTCCCAGATGCAGGACACCCTCAGCTCCACGATCGCGGTCGTGGCCTCCCTGCTCATCGCGCTGCTCCTGGTGGCGACCGCCGTCGCGGTCGCCGTGATGTCGCGCGCCCCCGCCCGTATCGACCTCGCCGACGTGGCGAGCAGGAAGTGA